One Thermococcus eurythermalis DNA segment encodes these proteins:
- a CDS encoding chemotaxis protein CheD, translating to MPAEIKVGIGDYAVGKKEGIISTYGLGSCVGITIYDRLTKVGGLLHALLPESSYYSNKGNPAKYVDTGLQLLIRDIQKLGGSIRRAEAKLFGGAHMFSNVTTEKLMIGKRNVEVAKRELKKYGIRLVAEDTGGKGGRTIYLDLSTGKVRMRKVSNGKVIEAIY from the coding sequence TTGCCCGCCGAGATAAAAGTCGGTATCGGCGACTACGCCGTCGGCAAGAAGGAGGGGATAATCAGCACCTACGGGTTAGGTAGCTGTGTGGGCATAACAATCTACGACCGCCTGACAAAGGTCGGCGGCCTGCTCCACGCCCTCCTGCCCGAGTCAAGTTACTACAGCAACAAGGGCAACCCCGCAAAGTACGTTGATACCGGCCTCCAGTTACTCATCAGGGACATTCAGAAGCTCGGTGGAAGCATAAGGCGGGCCGAGGCAAAGCTCTTCGGGGGCGCTCACATGTTCAGCAACGTGACAACGGAGAAGCTAATGATAGGGAAGAGGAACGTTGAGGTTGCAAAGAGAGAGCTCAAAAAGTACGGCATACGGCTGGTCGCAGAAGACACGGGCGGAAAGGGCGGAAGGACGATTTACCTCGACCTTTCAACGGGCAAGGTTAGAATGAGAAAGGTCTCAAATGGAAAGGTCATTGAGGCTATTTACTAA